From Marinoscillum sp. 108, a single genomic window includes:
- a CDS encoding RNA polymerase sigma factor yields the protein MNTNLTMLRIDKSNSEQKLLHDCKKGRPSAQKELYDRFASRMLGVCIRYIHDREEAEHVMIGGMVKVFDKLEQYQGEGSLEGWVRRIMVNESLMYIRKHKNMSLEVEVEKAESEPDYSTLENSLEAADLMALIAELPVGYRTVFNLYAIEGYNHKEIAETLGINENTSKSQLSRARKYLQNRLATIQEKELKQDGNGK from the coding sequence ATGAACACCAACCTAACCATGTTGCGAATCGATAAATCCAACTCTGAGCAAAAGTTACTGCATGACTGCAAGAAAGGCAGACCCAGTGCGCAAAAAGAGTTGTATGACCGATTTGCGTCCAGAATGTTGGGGGTATGTATCCGATACATTCACGACAGAGAAGAAGCAGAGCATGTAATGATTGGTGGAATGGTGAAAGTGTTTGACAAATTGGAACAATATCAGGGTGAAGGTAGCCTGGAAGGCTGGGTACGGCGCATCATGGTGAATGAAAGTCTGATGTATATCAGAAAACACAAAAACATGTCGCTGGAAGTGGAGGTGGAAAAAGCAGAATCTGAACCGGACTATTCCACGCTGGAAAATAGCCTGGAAGCCGCAGATCTCATGGCACTGATAGCAGAGCTCCCGGTGGGCTATCGCACAGTGTTTAACCTCTATGCCATAGAAGGATATAATCATAAGGAAATAGCCGAAACGCTGGGAATCAATGAAAATACTTCGAAATCTCAGCTCAGTAGAGCACGAAAATATTTACAAAACCGCCTGGCAACGATCCAGGAGAAGGAATTAAAACAAGATGGCAATGGCAAATAA